A window from Exiguobacterium marinum DSM 16307 encodes these proteins:
- a CDS encoding GNAT family N-acetyltransferase — protein sequence MKGNEITIQPIDAVNRKSVIALTVDEKQSRFIETNAESLQEMVEDTKYNWQSYAFYDGERPVGFMMVGAENQTERYVWLDRFMMDQNEQGKGIGTKCLRIAVAFIQTRYDVDEIILSLHQENEAAKRFYAKNGFVDSGLIDEWNGEAIWVYHTKNRPS from the coding sequence ATGAAAGGAAATGAAATCACGATTCAACCGATTGATGCAGTCAATCGAAAATCGGTCATCGCCCTGACAGTGGACGAGAAACAGTCCCGATTCATCGAGACAAATGCCGAGTCGCTTCAAGAGATGGTCGAGGATACAAAATATAATTGGCAGAGCTATGCATTTTATGACGGTGAGCGACCGGTTGGCTTCATGATGGTCGGAGCAGAAAACCAGACAGAACGGTATGTGTGGCTCGATCGTTTCATGATGGATCAAAACGAACAGGGAAAAGGCATCGGGACAAAGTGTCTACGCATCGCAGTGGCATTTATCCAGACACGATACGATGTAGATGAGATCATCCTGAGCCTCCATCAAGAGAATGAAGCTGCGAAACGATTTTATGCGAAGAACGGCTTTGTCGACAGCGGCTTAATTGATGAATGGAATGGTGAAGCGATTTGGGTCTATCATACAAAAAACCGACCGTCATGA
- the thiW gene encoding energy coupling factor transporter S component ThiW: MRIQQLTWMAMLVAIAVVGSMFISIPTGVARAYPIQHMVNVIAAVTIGPIGAVLVAFVTGLIRVMTGTGSLLAFPGGMIGAFLAGIFFVRTNRVYAAALGEIIGTGIIASLIAVPYAKLLMGSTFGAFFFVPAFLASSLTGALLGWLVLSRVKQLRPSILK; encoded by the coding sequence ATGCGTATTCAACAACTCACTTGGATGGCGATGCTCGTCGCCATCGCCGTCGTCGGCTCGATGTTCATCTCGATTCCCACAGGTGTCGCCCGCGCTTATCCGATTCAGCATATGGTGAACGTGATTGCCGCAGTCACCATCGGCCCAATCGGAGCCGTCCTCGTCGCATTCGTGACCGGACTCATTCGCGTCATGACCGGCACAGGGTCACTGCTCGCGTTCCCCGGTGGCATGATTGGCGCGTTTCTTGCTGGCATTTTCTTCGTTCGCACGAACCGCGTCTATGCGGCCGCTCTCGGAGAAATCATCGGGACCGGGATCATCGCCTCGTTGATTGCCGTCCCGTACGCGAAACTGTTGATGGGCTCGACGTTCGGTGCTTTCTTCTTCGTCCCGGCGTTCCTGGCCTCTAGTTTGACCGGCGCGCTTCTCGGTTGGCTCGTCTTGTCACGCGTCAAACAATTGCGACCGAGTATACTCAAATAA
- a CDS encoding VOC family protein — MFRIGSIFIPVSDVEQSLYWYTTYFDAKEIGRWEGGIGLCLPDGSTQLGLIQTSSPQPTTFKDASGQAHVYFNVICEDIQFAYQSFEQAGLIATPLHDFGGMSCFDVRDPDGHTISLISEDVTSPFHRDRVNDLQTKGKS; from the coding sequence ATGTTCCGAATCGGAAGTATCTTCATTCCCGTATCAGATGTAGAACAGTCCCTATACTGGTATACCACTTATTTTGATGCCAAAGAAATTGGTCGTTGGGAAGGAGGCATCGGTTTGTGTCTACCAGACGGTTCGACTCAGCTCGGATTGATCCAAACCTCGTCACCGCAACCCACAACGTTCAAAGATGCGTCAGGACAAGCCCATGTCTATTTCAACGTCATTTGTGAAGACATCCAGTTCGCGTATCAATCGTTTGAACAAGCAGGGTTGATTGCGACACCGCTTCACGATTTCGGAGGCATGTCTTGCTTTGACGTACGAGACCCGGATGGACATACGATCAGTCTTATCTCGGAAGATGTGACTTCCCCGTTCCACCGCGATCGCGTGAACGACCTACAAACGAAAGGAAAGTCTTAA